A stretch of the Flavobacterium sp. 5 genome encodes the following:
- a CDS encoding HNH endonuclease signature motif containing protein produces MLPFREKTPKRRVNPTNSPTGNGWATHKPDLREDFYSKCGYCDSFDGYRHTYFEVDHFIPKDFFKDLGNISLTEYRNLVYSCKFCNNSKRAKWPSQREDIFHINNEGFEDPATEIYETHFYRTQDGGIMWKTELGKWMFREAFKFDERQESIKVLWNLNKLRLIIESLALILQNHSEGTAEYQILKGKIGDYSYQYFLYHKELINYYG; encoded by the coding sequence ATGCTTCCATTTAGAGAAAAAACGCCAAAAAGGCGTGTCAATCCTACCAATAGTCCTACTGGCAATGGATGGGCTACTCACAAACCTGACTTAAGAGAAGATTTCTATTCAAAATGTGGATATTGTGATTCCTTTGATGGATATAGACATACTTATTTTGAGGTCGACCACTTTATTCCTAAAGATTTTTTTAAAGATTTAGGTAATATATCTCTAACTGAATATAGAAATTTAGTTTATTCTTGCAAATTTTGTAACAATAGTAAAAGAGCAAAATGGCCAAGTCAAAGAGAAGATATTTTTCATATTAATAATGAAGGCTTTGAAGATCCTGCAACAGAAATATATGAAACACACTTCTATAGAACACAAGATGGTGGTATAATGTGGAAAACTGAACTTGGTAAATGGATGTTTAGAGAAGCATTTAAATTTGATGAAAGACAAGAATCAATAAAAGTGTTGTGGAATCTAAATAAATTAAGATTGATAATAGAATCATTAGCATTAATTTTACAAAATCATTCCGAAGGAACAGCTGAATACCAAATTTTAAAAGGAAAAATAGGTGATTATAGTTATCAATATTTTTTGTACCATAAGGAGCTTATAAATTATTATGGATAA